In a single window of the Flavobacterium sp. W4I14 genome:
- a CDS encoding putative membrane protein (product_source=KO:K08995; cleavage_site_network=SignalP-noTM; cog=COG3652; ko=KO:K08995; pfam=PF13628), with protein sequence MKTLKTLIIVMLTIVSLQACKKDNDENYAMDNQSFVTQASSSNSFEVQAGAIAIQKAQNAAVKHYGEHMTTDHTAVGNEMKSLAAAKGWTIATALQPKEQANLNKLNSTDPSIFDREFMKIMVASHQDAITLFSNAAGNMGVYDADLRSFAGAKLPSLKTHLEEAVNLQAQIK encoded by the coding sequence ATGAAAACACTAAAAACACTGATTATCGTAATGCTTACGATAGTAAGCTTACAAGCCTGTAAAAAGGACAACGATGAAAATTACGCGATGGACAACCAGTCTTTTGTAACTCAGGCCTCGAGCAGTAACAGTTTCGAGGTGCAGGCAGGCGCAATAGCCATACAAAAAGCACAAAACGCTGCGGTAAAACATTATGGTGAGCACATGACAACAGATCATACCGCCGTAGGAAACGAAATGAAATCGCTTGCGGCGGCAAAAGGATGGACTATAGCAACTGCATTACAGCCCAAGGAGCAGGCAAACCTTAATAAGCTGAACAGCACAGATCCATCAATATTCGACAGGGAGTTTATGAAGATAATGGTTGCCTCCCATCAGGACGCAATTACGTTGTTTTCTAACGCGGCTGGTAATATGGGTGTTTATGATGCAGACCTAAGATCATTTGCCGGAGCGAAGCTGCCTTCACTTAAAACCCATCTCGAGGAAGCGGTGAATCTACAGGCCCAGATCAAATAG
- a CDS encoding hypothetical protein (product_source=Hypo-rule applied) gives MKDSKKTKHGLEDEPLGNEDQKAEDGPQSFEDKRPADLEIPKGDHPNTDTSRNPSDWKKELGE, from the coding sequence ATGAAAGACAGTAAAAAAACTAAACACGGGCTGGAAGATGAGCCCCTTGGCAATGAAGATCAGAAAGCCGAAGACGGACCTCAGTCATTTGAAGACAAGCGACCTGCCGATCTGGAAATCCCAAAAGGGGATCATCCAAATACAGATACCAGCCGTAACCCATCCGATTGGAAAAAAGAGCTGGGCGAATAA
- a CDS encoding Mn-containing catalase (product_source=KO:K07217; cath_funfam=1.20.1260.10; cog=COG3546; ko=KO:K07217; pfam=PF05067; superfamily=47240), which produces MFHHSKDLQFNARVSKPDPAFANILLEQFGGENGELAAAMQYFTQAFNAKQPYPDKYDMLMDIATEEFSHLEIVGATIQMLLKGVNGELKRAADSSEIMQVLEGKAAMEDIIHSALTANPQFPIITGGGPTLRNSQGIPWCASYIHSNGDLTVDLRSNLASESRAKLVYEHLMKFTTDPYVKDTLSFLMTREIAHYKMFEAALETIQPNFPPGVLQSDPRFTQQYFNLSTPTSSRGPWNQGNMPKMDKEWEYISDPAAYVKTTSGLSAEDINLNTEIEEANALSIQLGEIRSLEVKSSEPEGTATWSDYNPGLTSI; this is translated from the coding sequence ATGTTCCATCATTCAAAAGACCTACAATTTAATGCAAGGGTATCCAAACCCGATCCTGCATTTGCAAACATCCTGCTAGAACAGTTCGGTGGCGAAAATGGAGAACTCGCAGCTGCTATGCAGTATTTTACACAGGCATTTAATGCTAAACAGCCCTATCCGGACAAATACGACATGCTTATGGATATTGCAACAGAGGAGTTTTCGCACCTTGAAATAGTGGGTGCAACTATTCAGATGCTGCTTAAGGGCGTTAACGGAGAATTGAAAAGAGCTGCAGACTCTTCTGAAATTATGCAGGTGCTGGAAGGTAAAGCTGCGATGGAAGATATTATCCATAGTGCCCTCACAGCAAATCCACAGTTCCCGATCATTACCGGAGGTGGGCCAACACTTCGCAACAGCCAGGGTATTCCATGGTGTGCTTCTTATATCCATTCTAATGGCGATTTAACCGTAGACCTTAGAAGCAACCTCGCATCAGAATCGAGGGCCAAGCTGGTGTATGAGCACCTGATGAAATTTACAACAGATCCTTATGTAAAAGATACACTTTCCTTTTTGATGACAAGGGAGATTGCACATTACAAAATGTTCGAAGCCGCCCTGGAAACAATACAGCCGAATTTCCCGCCGGGCGTTTTACAATCAGATCCAAGGTTTACCCAGCAATACTTTAACCTTTCTACGCCGACAAGCTCAAGAGGGCCCTGGAACCAGGGAAATATGCCAAAGATGGATAAAGAATGGGAATACATATCCGATCCGGCAGCCTATGTTAAAACAACATCAGGTCTCAGCGCTGAGGATATCAATCTTAACACAGAAATTGAGGAGGCAAATGCATTGAGTATTCAACTGGGTGAAATCCGGAGCCTGGAAGTCAAATCTTCAGAACCTGAAGGAACCGCAACATGGAGCGATTACAATCCTGGATTAACATCCATTTGA
- a CDS encoding hypothetical protein (product_source=Hypo-rule applied) encodes MKDNGKNKDHKKQGEENCALSLEEEIIKALEKKNEQIESGEQQDHTDNKGKKSSGFDEWSVSWP; translated from the coding sequence ATGAAAGATAACGGCAAAAATAAAGACCACAAAAAACAGGGAGAGGAAAACTGTGCCCTTTCGCTTGAGGAGGAGATTATTAAAGCACTTGAGAAAAAAAATGAGCAAATTGAAAGCGGGGAACAACAAGACCATACTGATAACAAAGGCAAGAAGTCAAGCGGATTTGACGAGTGGTCAGTTTCCTGGCCATAA
- a CDS encoding cyanophycinase (product_source=KO:K13282; cath_funfam=3.40.50.880; cog=COG4242; ko=KO:K13282; pfam=PF03575; superfamily=52317; tigrfam=TIGR02069; transmembrane_helix_parts=Inside_1_127,TMhelix_128_150,Outside_151_276): MTKKQNCPLPNGKLMLIGGAENKSPTELTDKSVLSAFIELCGKSPVIEIITTAGSEEVNDTYNVYATCFNELGASATGHIHHENRPLHADLAERIDQANGIFFTGGDQLKLTAIYGGTEIMGQIKKRYIHGGLVVAGTSAGAMAMSTPMIFDGTGKNEMVAAGVKVTTGFEFLRDVCVDTHFVHRGRFVRMAQVIATNPASIGIGIEENTAIIVTEAFNCEVIGNGVVILLDGEGSNGSNITSFDDDLKITIRDLKVSVLSMGEKFVIPCRNIPHL; encoded by the coding sequence ATGACGAAAAAACAAAACTGTCCCCTTCCTAATGGTAAACTTATGCTCATTGGAGGCGCTGAAAATAAATCACCTACCGAACTAACCGATAAATCTGTCCTGTCAGCCTTTATTGAACTGTGTGGCAAATCTCCTGTTATTGAAATTATTACCACAGCGGGCTCGGAAGAAGTTAATGATACCTACAATGTATATGCGACCTGCTTCAATGAGCTTGGTGCAAGCGCAACCGGCCATATCCATCATGAAAACCGTCCGTTGCATGCTGATCTGGCCGAACGCATTGATCAGGCAAACGGTATTTTCTTTACCGGTGGCGACCAGCTAAAACTCACCGCGATATATGGAGGAACTGAAATAATGGGGCAGATAAAAAAGAGGTATATCCATGGCGGACTGGTCGTTGCAGGAACAAGCGCAGGCGCAATGGCGATGTCGACCCCAATGATTTTTGATGGCACGGGCAAGAACGAAATGGTGGCTGCGGGGGTAAAAGTTACCACTGGATTTGAGTTTCTACGAGATGTTTGTGTGGATACACATTTTGTTCACCGCGGACGTTTTGTAAGGATGGCCCAGGTGATTGCGACAAACCCAGCCTCGATAGGCATAGGTATAGAAGAGAATACGGCAATCATAGTTACAGAGGCTTTTAATTGCGAGGTAATTGGCAACGGGGTTGTTATATTGTTGGATGGCGAAGGAAGCAACGGCTCGAATATCACCTCGTTCGACGATGATCTAAAAATCACCATCCGTGATCTGAAAGTATCAGTTTTGTCAATGGGCGAAAAGTTTGTTATTCCTTGCAGGAATATCCCTCACCTTTGA
- a CDS encoding threonine dehydrogenase-like Zn-dependent dehydrogenase (product_source=COG1063; cath_funfam=3.90.180.10; cog=COG1063; pfam=PF00107,PF08240; superfamily=50129,51735), which yields MLAMNYRGPYRVRTVERPMPEILHPEDAIVRVTRTCICGSDLHLYHGMVPDTRVGSTFGHEFTGVVEEVGPLVTNVKVGDHVLVPFNIACGKCNFCKQGLYGNCHESNTMATAVGGIFGYSHTAGGFDGGQAEYVRVPYANVGPTVIPPDMDPDDAVLLTDVVPTGYQAAEMGGIKEGDTVVVFGAGPIGIMAARCAWFFGPSRVIIIDHVDYRLEFAKNYAKCEAYNFKSMDDPVVFLKKTTDWYGADVCIDCVGCEAEGNALQTFTGKLTLMQAGAATALQWAINSVKKGGIVSVVGVYGPPFNYVPIGNILNKGITLRANQASVKRLLPRLIDHVQSGRLNPKGLITHRVPLEEISEAYRIFSSKLDECIKTVLIPSTKS from the coding sequence ATGTTAGCAATGAACTACCGCGGACCTTATAGGGTACGTACCGTTGAGCGGCCAATGCCTGAAATCCTGCATCCCGAGGATGCGATTGTACGGGTTACAAGGACTTGTATCTGTGGGTCGGATCTTCATCTTTACCATGGGATGGTACCCGATACACGTGTTGGGTCTACATTCGGCCACGAATTTACCGGAGTTGTGGAGGAAGTTGGCCCGTTAGTAACCAATGTTAAAGTAGGCGACCATGTACTGGTACCTTTCAATATCGCCTGCGGAAAGTGTAATTTTTGCAAGCAGGGACTTTACGGAAACTGCCATGAATCAAATACAATGGCCACCGCTGTGGGCGGCATTTTCGGGTATTCGCACACTGCAGGTGGCTTTGATGGTGGCCAGGCAGAATATGTCCGGGTACCCTATGCAAACGTTGGCCCAACGGTCATCCCGCCAGATATGGATCCCGATGATGCCGTGCTATTGACAGATGTGGTACCAACAGGTTACCAGGCAGCCGAAATGGGTGGCATAAAAGAAGGTGATACGGTGGTTGTGTTCGGCGCAGGCCCAATAGGAATAATGGCTGCCAGGTGCGCCTGGTTTTTTGGTCCTTCCAGGGTGATCATTATCGACCATGTTGACTACCGCCTTGAATTTGCAAAAAATTACGCGAAGTGCGAAGCCTACAATTTTAAATCTATGGATGATCCTGTAGTTTTCCTAAAAAAAACAACCGACTGGTATGGGGCAGATGTATGCATTGATTGCGTAGGTTGTGAAGCCGAAGGAAATGCACTTCAAACTTTTACAGGTAAACTGACCCTGATGCAGGCCGGAGCGGCAACAGCACTTCAATGGGCTATAAACTCGGTAAAAAAGGGTGGAATCGTTTCCGTAGTTGGTGTTTATGGCCCACCGTTTAATTATGTTCCAATTGGCAACATACTCAACAAAGGTATCACACTGCGGGCAAACCAGGCATCGGTTAAAAGACTGCTACCACGCCTGATCGATCATGTTCAATCTGGCAGGCTTAATCCAAAGGGGCTTATCACCCATAGGGTTCCACTGGAAGAAATTTCGGAAGCTTACCGGATCTTTTCATCCAAACTGGATGAATGCATAAAAACTGTACTTATCCCATCAACTAAATCTTAA
- a CDS encoding hypothetical protein (product_source=Hypo-rule applied), which translates to MNNQNQDFKNIPGWGMDIDPDNEPTYPIKNYTGDDHKRSNYEKAEQQPINIELLKSNERPRPSVVFGTSAPPSGLSGAIRRYAFKHSEDRYRHWIPLILADRINAWEGIIDDFKKGSFPDIVKERGWKSEFRYNPVNMIGKAAITLAVGGLVIKYLCKRK; encoded by the coding sequence ATGAACAACCAAAATCAAGACTTCAAAAATATTCCCGGATGGGGTATGGATATTGATCCAGACAATGAGCCCACCTATCCCATTAAAAATTATACGGGAGACGACCACAAACGGAGCAATTATGAAAAAGCCGAACAACAGCCTATAAATATTGAACTTCTTAAGTCTAATGAGCGGCCACGTCCCAGTGTGGTATTCGGAACCTCCGCACCTCCTTCAGGGCTCAGCGGTGCAATACGCAGATATGCTTTTAAGCACAGCGAGGACAGATACCGTCACTGGATCCCGCTAATCCTGGCAGACAGGATAAATGCCTGGGAAGGCATCATTGATGACTTTAAAAAAGGTAGCTTTCCGGATATTGTAAAAGAAAGGGGCTGGAAATCAGAATTCAGGTATAATCCTGTCAATATGATAGGCAAGGCGGCAATTACCCTCGCCGTAGGTGGTCTGGTGATCAAGTATCTTTGCAAAAGAAAATAA
- a CDS encoding hypothetical protein (product_source=Hypo-rule applied), with translation MEKRKDDHLKEASENGSLTPVRPPAEDIIKGAGEDDAITELRNNRSDKDVDKEEQRGTDPGAYPGPRDGQ, from the coding sequence ATGGAAAAGCGTAAAGATGATCATCTAAAAGAAGCATCCGAAAACGGCTCACTCACACCGGTGAGGCCACCCGCAGAAGATATAATCAAAGGGGCGGGAGAGGATGATGCAATTACTGAATTGAGAAATAACCGTTCGGATAAAGACGTAGATAAGGAAGAACAGCGCGGTACTGACCCTGGGGCTTATCCGGGTCCGCGTGATGGGCAGTAA
- a CDS encoding hypothetical protein (product_source=Hypo-rule applied; cleavage_site_network=SignalP-noTM), which translates to MRKYIFAIATAAVMAGMGCHADRTENDSKSTSADSSLQDSSRLDSFGGDGTAKSRKGTTKDSTVMGTPPD; encoded by the coding sequence ATGAGAAAATATATTTTTGCTATAGCAACAGCTGCAGTGATGGCCGGTATGGGCTGCCACGCTGATCGAACAGAAAACGACAGCAAGTCAACAAGTGCTGATTCTAGTCTTCAGGATAGCAGCAGACTCGATTCCTTTGGAGGTGATGGTACTGCAAAAAGCAGGAAAGGAACCACCAAGGACAGTACGGTGATGGGCACCCCTCCGGATTAA
- a CDS encoding TATA-binding protein-associated factor Taf7 (product_source=COG5414; cog=COG5414), with protein sequence MEQEDQSTPQETEIGQDSGTDQNSGQDIGNEETQENNTLGGDSGNEQSPDQSSGDTEDIEGTDGSSENEQPDPSALDIDESTGNPGLG encoded by the coding sequence ATGGAACAGGAAGATCAATCTACACCGCAAGAGACAGAAATCGGACAAGACAGTGGTACAGACCAAAATTCCGGACAGGATATTGGCAATGAAGAAACCCAGGAAAACAATACCCTTGGGGGAGATTCAGGCAACGAACAGTCCCCAGACCAGTCATCGGGAGACACAGAAGATATTGAGGGCACAGACGGATCATCCGAGAATGAACAGCCTGACCCCAGTGCGCTTGACATCGATGAAAGCACGGGAAATCCAGGGCTTGGTTAA
- a CDS encoding hypothetical protein (product_source=Hypo-rule applied; cleavage_site_network=SignalP-noTM; smart=SM01174; superfamily=88633): MKKQILLLAAALTSIVMACNSENRSSSSDSTSSDTSMSSMSGTDPMQDSTSRDSTSTSTSTDSTTQNGSTGTQQQRQQ, from the coding sequence ATGAAAAAGCAGATTTTATTATTAGCAGCCGCATTAACTTCAATAGTAATGGCCTGTAACTCCGAAAATCGCTCATCAAGCAGCGATTCAACTTCCAGTGATACTTCAATGAGCTCAATGAGTGGTACAGACCCTATGCAGGACAGCACAAGCCGTGACAGCACGAGTACGAGTACCAGCACCGATTCCACTACTCAAAATGGAAGTACAGGTACTCAACAGCAAAGACAGCAATAG
- a CDS encoding coenzyme F420-dependent glucose-6-phosphate dehydrogenase (product_source=KO:K15510; cath_funfam=3.20.20.30; cog=COG2141; ko=KO:K15510; pfam=PF00296; superfamily=51679; tigrfam=TIGR03885), producing MTQFAYHASHEQFAPSELIRLAVLAGQTGFDAVASSDHFHPWSKRQGHSGFSFAWLGAAMQASSIPFSMVCAPGQRYHPAIVAQAIATLSEMFPGRFDVALGSGEALNEQITGEKWPDKQERNQRLKECADIIRQLFAGETVNHKGLIQVNNAKLYTLPKQFPRLFCAAVSKETAEWAGAWADGLITVHRPFDELKQVVSAFRNNGGAGKPVHLKVQLSYARTDKVALDGAYDQWRTNIFQGSVLGELPSTAHFDAASEFVKPEDLRRMVRISADTDQHVDWLKEDMALGFERIILHNVNREQEQFVRDFGDHVLPVLSRYSLSL from the coding sequence ATGACACAATTTGCCTATCATGCTTCACACGAACAGTTCGCTCCGAGCGAGCTGATCCGGCTCGCCGTTCTTGCCGGACAAACCGGCTTTGATGCCGTCGCTTCGTCCGATCATTTTCATCCCTGGAGTAAACGGCAGGGCCATAGCGGTTTTTCTTTTGCTTGGCTAGGCGCAGCCATGCAGGCTAGTTCCATTCCTTTTAGCATGGTTTGCGCACCTGGACAGCGTTATCACCCTGCAATCGTGGCCCAGGCAATCGCCACTCTTAGCGAAATGTTTCCCGGTCGGTTTGATGTTGCCCTTGGAAGTGGTGAGGCACTCAATGAGCAGATTACAGGAGAAAAATGGCCTGATAAGCAGGAGCGCAATCAGCGGTTAAAAGAATGTGCGGATATAATCCGGCAGTTGTTTGCAGGGGAAACGGTGAACCACAAGGGGCTTATACAGGTAAATAATGCCAAGTTGTATACATTGCCCAAGCAATTTCCGCGTTTGTTTTGTGCTGCTGTCAGTAAAGAGACTGCAGAATGGGCTGGGGCCTGGGCAGATGGCCTGATCACTGTTCACCGGCCTTTTGATGAACTGAAGCAGGTGGTCAGTGCATTCAGAAATAATGGTGGCGCGGGCAAACCTGTCCATCTGAAAGTCCAGCTTTCTTACGCCCGGACAGATAAAGTCGCGTTGGACGGCGCCTATGACCAGTGGCGGACCAATATATTTCAAGGCTCGGTGTTGGGAGAACTCCCCTCAACCGCCCATTTTGATGCCGCTTCGGAATTTGTTAAACCAGAGGACCTAAGACGGATGGTACGGATTTCCGCAGATACTGATCAGCATGTGGATTGGCTGAAGGAAGATATGGCCCTGGGCTTTGAGCGGATTATCCTGCACAATGTAAACCGCGAACAGGAGCAATTTGTCAGGGATTTTGGAGACCATGTATTGCCTGTCTTGTCTCGCTATAGCTTGTCATTGTAA
- a CDS encoding thiamine pyrophosphate-dependent acetolactate synthase large subunit-like protein (product_source=COG0028; cath_funfam=3.40.50.970; cog=COG0028; pfam=PF02775; superfamily=52518), with protein sequence MQMLGMNELITISKYWKQWSTPGLLIIVLNNRDLNMVTWEQRMLAGEPKFEASQDIPDVNYAAFAELVGLKGVRIDQPEQIDVALNEVLNSDRPAVLDVVCDPNVPIIPPHVDMTMLSKFSKAMMKGDSESSSVIRQVIKQAMQGGSSL encoded by the coding sequence ATGCAGATGCTGGGTATGAATGAACTGATCACAATCTCCAAATACTGGAAACAGTGGTCGACACCAGGGCTGCTGATTATAGTACTGAATAACCGGGACCTGAATATGGTCACCTGGGAACAGCGCATGTTAGCCGGTGAGCCAAAATTTGAAGCGTCGCAGGATATACCGGATGTAAACTATGCTGCGTTTGCAGAGCTTGTCGGACTAAAAGGGGTTCGAATTGACCAGCCTGAACAGATCGATGTTGCATTGAACGAAGTGTTAAACAGTGACCGTCCGGCAGTACTGGATGTGGTGTGTGATCCGAATGTTCCGATCATTCCCCCACATGTGGATATGACCATGCTCAGTAAATTCAGCAAGGCGATGATGAAAGGAGATTCAGAATCTTCATCGGTCATCCGCCAGGTGATTAAACAGGCCATGCAAGGCGGTAGCAGCCTATAA
- a CDS encoding thiamine pyrophosphate-dependent acetolactate synthase large subunit-like protein (product_source=COG0028; cath_funfam=3.40.50.1220,3.40.50.970; cog=COG0028; pfam=PF00205,PF02776; superfamily=52467,52518) — protein MKVSDFILKRLGDWEIEKIFGYPGDGINGLLGAMNRNQSIRFIQTRHEEMAAFMACGHAKFTGQVGVCMATSGPGAIHLLNGLYDAKLDHQPVVAIIGQQKGTSLGSSYQQEVDLLSLFKDVASEYVQMIADPAQARQVIDRAFRIAKAERTVTAVIIPNDIQEEKAVEQPQRMHGNVVTGAGHSKNHVIPAQSELAEAADVLNSGEKVAILIGAGTFGAEAEIKEVAELLGAGVAKALLGKAALPDDLSYVTGSIGMLGTKASWELMEGCDTLLMIGSSFPYTEYLPEPGKARGVQIDIDGKMLSIRYPMEVNLLGDSRDTLRALIPLLKYKQDRGWREKIEQRVKEWWQTVEDRANLAADPINPQLVLQRLSPLLPGNCILTARFWYLGVLVRAQCQDQVWHDGLTFGKPGNDVSCYSLRHRCKVCLSGPDADSDNRRWRHADAGYE, from the coding sequence ATGAAAGTAAGTGATTTTATACTAAAGCGCCTGGGTGACTGGGAAATTGAGAAAATATTTGGCTATCCAGGGGATGGTATCAATGGACTGCTGGGTGCGATGAACAGAAACCAGTCGATTCGTTTTATACAGACCCGCCATGAGGAGATGGCAGCGTTTATGGCCTGTGGACACGCCAAGTTTACTGGTCAAGTGGGCGTATGCATGGCAACCTCGGGGCCCGGGGCCATACACCTGCTCAACGGCCTGTATGATGCGAAGCTTGACCATCAGCCTGTTGTGGCGATCATCGGACAGCAAAAAGGCACTTCTTTGGGTAGCAGTTACCAACAGGAAGTGGATCTGTTGAGCCTTTTTAAAGATGTTGCTTCTGAGTATGTACAGATGATCGCTGATCCTGCTCAGGCCAGGCAGGTAATCGACCGTGCATTCCGGATCGCAAAGGCAGAACGTACAGTTACTGCCGTGATTATTCCCAATGATATACAGGAAGAAAAGGCAGTGGAGCAGCCCCAGCGGATGCATGGTAACGTAGTAACCGGAGCGGGGCACAGTAAAAACCATGTAATCCCTGCTCAAAGTGAACTCGCCGAAGCGGCTGATGTCCTCAACAGCGGCGAAAAGGTGGCGATACTGATCGGTGCGGGCACTTTTGGCGCTGAAGCAGAAATCAAGGAAGTGGCAGAACTGTTGGGAGCTGGAGTAGCAAAGGCCTTACTGGGAAAAGCGGCATTGCCTGATGACTTGTCATATGTGACCGGGTCTATCGGTATGCTTGGAACAAAAGCCAGCTGGGAACTGATGGAAGGCTGCGATACGCTATTGATGATCGGCAGCAGCTTTCCATATACAGAATACCTGCCCGAACCTGGTAAGGCAAGAGGAGTACAAATCGATATCGATGGTAAAATGCTGAGTATTCGCTATCCGATGGAAGTGAACCTGCTCGGAGATAGCAGGGATACGCTTAGGGCGTTAATTCCACTTTTAAAGTACAAACAGGATCGGGGTTGGAGAGAAAAGATTGAGCAGCGCGTGAAAGAATGGTGGCAGACCGTCGAAGACAGGGCAAATCTGGCAGCTGATCCCATCAATCCGCAACTGGTCTTACAGCGGCTTTCGCCTTTGCTTCCAGGTAATTGCATCCTGACAGCGCGATTCTGGTACCTCGGCGTTTTGGTACGCGCGCAATGTCAAGATCAGGTCTGGCATGATGGCCTCACTTTCGGGAAACCTGGCAACGATGTGTCCTGCTATTCCTTACGCCATCGCTGCAAAGTTTGCCTATCCGGACCGGATGCCGATAGCGATAACCGGAGATGGCGCCATGCAGATGCTGGGTATGAATGA
- a CDS encoding hypothetical protein (product_source=Hypo-rule applied), protein MKTSDKKEEPTEDNRVLRGNQEETVRGSGYTYTEKEKRTDKSVPRSEVKEEQIVQLPDLGQQNRP, encoded by the coding sequence ATGAAAACATCAGACAAAAAAGAAGAGCCGACCGAAGATAACCGCGTACTCCGCGGTAATCAGGAAGAAACAGTCAGGGGATCGGGCTACACCTATACCGAGAAAGAGAAACGCACCGACAAGAGCGTTCCCAGGAGCGAAGTTAAAGAGGAGCAAATCGTTCAACTACCAGACCTTGGTCAGCAAA